In the Meiothermus cerbereus DSM 11376 genome, TGCCGACCGGCTGGCCGTGATGCGGAGTGGGCAGCTCGAGCAAGTGGGCACCCCGGAGGAGGTTTATCATCGCCCCCGTACCCCCTTCGTGGCCCAGTTTCTGGGCCGCACCAACCTGATCCCCGGCGAAGCCCGGGGCCTCGAGGCCGAAACGCCCCTGGGACGCATAATGCTCTTTGAGGAGGCCCACGGCGCGGTGCTGCTCTCCTTGCGCCCCGAAGGTCTGGGCCTGGCCGTCCCCTTAGGACACCTGGGCATAGACGGAAAGCAGCTCGAGGGTACTGTGCTCGCCCGCGAGTTTAAAGGCCACGACATGACCTACCGCATCCAGCTTGGCAACCGCGAGCTAATTGTGCAGGAAAGCCCGGAAAGCCCCTTTTACCCAGGCGACAAGGTGCGGGTACTGGTGCGGGCCAAAGCGGTGGTGGTGGGGCGGGGCAGGTAACCCCCAGCCAAAGCATGCTGTCTGTTCTGGGGGACGATCCCTTTCAGGACTCGCTGGCGCTCGTGCACCCGTGGGACGATCCTTTTCAGGACTCGCTGGCGCTACAGGCAATTGTTTTCCCCCAGGCAACCACAGGTAAAATGTCAATCGCCTTGGAAGACCTCGAGCCAGCCCAAAACAAAAATCTGAGGCGCATTCTGCTCACCCTCGAGTACGACGGCACCAATTTTGCAGGCCTGCAAACCCAGGCCCAGGGCGAGCGCACGGTGCAGCAGGAGCTCGAGGCCGCCCTCAGCAAAATTCCTGGCGCAAGACCCAAAATCTGGCCCTGTGGCCGCACCGACGCGGGGGTGCATGCCATAGCCATGCCAGTACATTACGATACCGAAGACAGCATCCCCACCGAAAAAATCCCCTATGCCCTGAATAGTCTGCTGCCTCCGGATATTCGGGCCATCGCTGCCGAGGAGGTCGCACCGGACTTTCACGCCCGCAAAAGCTGCCACTGGCGTGAGTACCGCTACCGCATCCTGCAACGCCGGATGCCCCCTGCCCTGGATCGCCACCGGGTGTGGTGGATTCCACAGTCGCTCAACCTGATCCCCATGCGCCATGCGCTGGAGCACCTGGTGGGCACACACGATTTTCGGGCTTTTGCCGTAAAGGAGGAGCGCAGCACCATCCGGCAAATCTACCGTACCCACCTGGAAGTGTGGCCTGCCGAGGGTGGGCGGGAAATTTGGCTCGAGTTCGTGGGGTCTGGCTTTCTGCGCGGCCAGGTACGCAGCATGGTGGGCACCCTGGTAGAGGTCGGTCTGGGCAAGCGCAACTCCGGTTCCATTCTGGCTCTGCTCGAGGGCGGCACCCGCAAGGATGCAGGCGCTACCGCTCCCGCCCATGGCCTCTACTTTGTGCGCGCGGGCTACCAGCCCTACCGCCAGTAGAGCTGCACGTACACCCGTACCGCCTCCACCGGGGCCCTGGAGAGGTCTACACCCAAGCGCAACCCATCGTTCCAGCTATAGGCCGCCCCAATCAGCAGTTTACGCGGCTCTTGCAGCCAGGCCTGAAACCGATCCTCGGGCAGAAAAGGGCTGTTCTCACCCAGGTAGTCCCAATCCGGGTTCCACCACAAGAGCGCTTCGAAACGGCCTTTATCCAGGGCCTCCACCCAGGCTTGGGTCTCACTATCGCAGGGACACTGCAACATAAAAGCCAGGGCCTGCCCCAGCGGGAGGGGCAAGGAAGCTGTACTCCAAAAGCCCCGATCCCGCTGCCAAAAGAGCCCCACCTCTCGACCCTGTAACCCCATCCGGGGAATAAGGCTCAGGGAGGACTCTGGTTCCCCCAGGCCACTTGGCATCTGCACAATTTCTACGAACGTGCCTAGTTGGAAAATTCCAGCGCTGGCCCCCACAAAACCCTGACCCCCCACAAGCCCGGCATGGGGCAGGTAGGCCATTTCCAGGCTAAGCCACGGAATTTCGCTGGGGCCATACCGGGCAAACACCCCCCAGCGTCCGTCCCGTCCCATCAGGGTATCGTCCCAGGGGCCGCTGTAATCATGGCGCTTCCCCAGGCTCAGAACAAAATCCCCCAAATCGGTTTCGGCGACAGCCTCTAGGAGACCAAACTGCACCGCCGAATCGTACCAAAGGCCCAGGTCGGCTCGAGCCCTTACCCCTTCCCAGCGGGTTTGGGCCTGCAGCCTTCCACCCAAAGCCAACCCCCACTCCAGCGATGCAGACGGGCCTGGAGCCCCGTTGTACCCCAAAGAAAACTGCACTATCCCTGAGGGTTGCAGACATAGCACCTTTTCCTCTGGAACTACACAGTCCCATGAAACCCGAAACGTAGAGTCGTTCTGGGCAAAAACAAGCTGCGAAATAGCCAAAAAACTTGCCAGCAACGCAATCCGCATTCCTCTACAATACAGCCTCCTCGACCCAAACTCAGGCCGAAATCCACACACCCATCGGATCGGGTTGGTACAAGACCGCCAGCCCCACAACGCACCGCGGTTCTTGCAAATACTCGGAACTAATTACCCAGTACCGCAAAACGCCGCACTGGGTATTCGTAGGAACCATCATAAGAAATGTCTTTGCTTCGTCCTTTTTGCTGGGGCCCCCACCTGAAGCTGTGCCAGGAGCTGCCCTTGCATCTGGCCGGCTTTGACCTGCCCTAAACAGAAAGCTTCAGGTGGGGTTCATATCAGAACTGGCCGGTTTACAACCTGCTGCGCGGGTCGAGCGCATCCCGCAGGCCGTCGCCCAGGTAGTTGAAGGCCAGCACCGTCAGGAAAATCATGAAGCCCGGGGCCAGGGCCAGCCAGGGCGCGGTAAAGATGTACTCCTGGGCCTTGGTGAGCATGTTGCCCCAGGTGGCCACCGGCGGCTGGATGCCAAAGCCCAAAAACGAGAGGGCGGCCTCGGTCAGAATGGCCCCACCAATGGCCAGGGTGGCGTTCACAATCAGGGGTGCCAGGGTATTGGGCACCAGGTGGCGGAACATGATGCGGGCATCCCCAGCTCCCAGGGCCTGGGCTGCGGTGGTGAAATCCTGTTCGCGCAAGCTCAGCACCGCTCCACGAATCAACCGACCCGTTCCGATCCAGCCAAACAGCACGATGATGGTGATGATAATGAAAACCGAAGCCGACTCCCCAAACACGCTCTGGGCCCACTGCCCCACCGCTCCCTGGGTGTCTCGCAGTAGCGCCGAGAGCACCAGCAGCAGGGGCAGCTCAGGGATGGTCAGCATAAAGTCCATAAAGCGCGAGATAACCACGTCCAGGTCAATCTTGCCTTGACCAAAAAGACCCCATCCCGCAATGAATAAAATCAGGCCCCACACCAGCGCCAAGCCCAGCAACGAAAGCACGTTGTTAAGGGTGAGGGTACCCGAGAAGAGCGCCTGTATATTGGCACCGGACAGCTCCCAGGCTAGGTCGGCGGCCAGGAAAAGCAGCCCGTACAGCAGCACCCACGACACCACACGCCACAGCGCAAAAGGCCAGGGTTTCCAGCCGCCCGCCACTTTTGCGAAAGGGCCCACATAAAAACGAAGGGGCCGGCCCGAGAAGTAGCCGGCGAGAACCCCCAGGGTAGTTCCCAGCAAAGCCGCAGCAAAGGCGGCCACAAAGCCTACCAGCAGCGATATGCGTGCGCCGTAGATGATGCGCGATAGCACATCCCGGCCTAGCTCGTCGGTGCCCAGCCAGTGCTCCCGGGTCGGGCCCAGGAAGTAGTAGTCAGCTAGGTTCTCGCCCGTAGGCTGGGCGGTGGGGCTGTAGGGGGCAATCCAGGGGGCGAAAATAGCCATCAAGATCAAAGTAATCACCACCCCCAGCGAAACCATTGCCGCCTTGTGCTTGCGGAACCGGCGCCAGGCCAGCGCCCAGGTAGACTGGGGTTTTTGTTTAGAAGCAGTTGCAACAGCAGCCATAAAGCCCCCTAACTATAGCGGATGCGGGGATCCACCACCGCATACATCAAGTCGGCCAACAGGTTGAAGGTAGCCGTGAGCAAGGCCAGAAAAGCCAGTGCCGCCATCGCTACGTTGTAGTCTTTTTCGACCAGGGAGTCGAAAATGGCCCGCCCCATGCCGGGGTAGGAGAAGATGGTCTCGGTAATCACCGCTCCACCAAACACCCCGGGAATCGCCAGACCCACCAGCGTGACGATGGGGATCAGCGCGTTGCGCAAGGCGTGTTTGTAGAGCACGATGCGCTCGCTCAGACCTTTGGCCCTGGCGGTGCGCACATAGTCCTGGTTCAGAACCTCGAGCAAACTGGCCCGCATGTAGCGTGTCCAGGAGGCCATCTGGATGGTCGAGAGGGCCAGCACCGGCAACACCAGCTTAAAAGCCCAGTCCCCAATGAACTGGAAGAAGGTGATCTCGCCGCTGAGCACCTGCGACCACTGGAAGTCGGAAATGCTCTGCACAGGGAACTTGGGGAACCAGGGTACCCGCTCGGGCAACCACACCGCGAACACGAACAAGAGCAAGATTCCCAGGAAGAAAATAGGCATGGAAAAGCCCACGAACGAGAAGAAGGTGATCACGTAGTCGGCCCGGCTATACTGGCGCACCGCCGAAAAGATGCCCACCGGAATGGCCACCAGCAAGGCCAGGGTCAGGGCTGCACCCGACAGGATGAGCGTGCGGGGCAGGCGCTGGCCAAAGATAATTTGTCCGGCTGGCGAAGCATAGGTACGGGACTGGCCAAAGTCGCCCTGGATAGCCCGCCCAAGCCACTTGAAATAGCGCACATACACGGGCTGATCCAGACCGTAGGCCCGGCGCAGCTGCTCCAGCTGCTCGGCAGTAATCCGGGGGTTTTGCTGGCGTAGTTCGTCCAGCGGGTCTCCAGGTTGCAGGGCCAACAAAGTAAAAATCACAACGGAGGCTGCAAACAGCAAGGGAATCATTTGCAGCAGTCGGCGAACCGTGTAAGCAAACACGCCCTACATAATACCTTGTCGACAAGCCTTTTGTATGCGTACCCCGGTATTCAAAAACCTACCCAACCCCTCAAGAGTCAAGCGAGATAGGCATTTTTCTGTTTACAGAAAGCATTTATTACACCCTTTGGTTTACCCATCCACCAATTGGTGGATGCTTATCGCCATTGGCAAAAAAAGCCTCCCTGACGGGAGGCATTCAGAGAGCACAACAAACGGCGTTACTTGATGGGTTGGCCGTACTTGGCCTGGTCGTAAACCTTTTGTGCGCCCCTGGATTGCCAGCCAATTAACCACGGTTCAATGGTGGGGTAAGCCGAGTTGGCAAAGGTAGAAGAAACGTAGTTCAACAAACCCACCCGGAAAACCCGCGCATCAGACTGGAAGTACAGGGGGATCATGGCAACTTCGTCAGCCCAGATCTCCTGCATGCGGGCAAAGAGCTGCTTGCGGCGGTTGACATCAAACTCGAGCACCGCCTGGTTGCGCAGACGGTCATACTCCTCGTTGCACCAGCCCCCAAAGTTGAGCCCGCGGAAGCCGTTTTCCCGGGTGGGCACGTACACCACCTTGCCCTCCTCATCCCGGCAGGCCGAGCGCACCCCATCGTCGGCCTGGCCCATGCTAAAAGCAAAGTGCAGGAAGCCCGTCCAGGTACCCTCCTGGGCCCTGGCCCGGTACTGCGCCCCGAGCACCACCGCGCTGGGGGCATTGTTGATGCGAACCGCAATCCCCACCTGACGGTAGTTCTCGGCCACAAACTGCTGGATGCGCTCACGCACCTGGTTGCCCGCGGTGGTGGCCCACTCAATCTCAAAGCGCACGGTACGCCCATCTACGGTGCGTTGCAAAATGCCGTCCGGGCCAGGCCGCCAACCCAGTTCGGCCAGCAGTTGACGGGCCCGCTCGGGGTTGTAAGGGTACTTGGTGACATTTGGGTTAAACATGGGGTTCTTGGGAGAAACCCATGTGTGAGCCACCGTATAGAGCCCGTCAAAGAAGGCCTTGGTGATGCCCTCACGGTTCATGGCATAAATCAGGGCCTGGCGGGTCTTGACGTTATCAAGCATCAGATCGCGCACTCGCTGCACATTGGCAAACTGGTTAATCTCCAGGTGCTCGAAGAATGGGGTTTCTACTGCCCATATCTCGAAGCGTCCTGGCGCACGGCTGGTGAGTTGCTTGCTACGCCCCTGGTCGAAGGTTATGGAGACGCTCGAGGCTGCGTCAATCCCACCCCCCAGAATGGCTACCAAGAGCGAGTTGGTGTTCTGGATGATGCGGTAGACCACCCGCTGCACGTATTTTTCTTCGCCCCCCGGGGGTTTGATCCAGAAGCGGGGGTTGCGCTGCATCTCGATGGTGCTGCCCGGTACCCAGCGGGTCAGGGTAAAGGGGCCCGAATATACCATCCGTCCGCTGTTCAGGAACTGAGGGGTAGAAAACTGGGTAAAGAAGTTGCGGAAAATTTCAGCCTGTCGCGCGGTATCGTTGGTCTGGGCAGCCGCAGCTTTGGCCTTGTCCCACTCCGCGCGCATGATGTGGTTGGGGGCGTAGTACACCTGGTTGATGTCCAGGTCGTAGAAGTAGGCTGGTTCCAGGCTTACCGTGAAGTTGCGGGCATCCCGTACCCGCAGGGTAGCCCGGTCGAAAAAGTCGATGGCGGTCGAGGGCACCCCTTTGGTTTTGCCCATCTCGAAGAACAGGGCCACGTCCTCGGTGCTGATGGGCCGCCCGTCCGACCAGACCGCATCGGGCCGGATGGTGTAATCGAGCTCGAGGCGACGCACCCCCGGGCGCACCGTGGTAAAGCGCAGGCGGTTGTTCTGGGTTGTGGGCACCTCTGTCACCACCACCGGAATTACATTGAGGTCGCGGGTGGTCTGCACGATGGGGGCAAACAAAAAGTTTTCGATCTCAAACTTGATGGACTGGTTGGAGATGGCATTGACCACGTCCCCTGCCAGGGCCCGTGGCTCCTGGGCCGCCCCAATAATCAGGCTGTTGTCCTGGGGGCCAGCCAGGGCCAATCCACCCAGTAGCATCCAGGCCATGAGCATTCGTTTCATAAGACCTCCTCTTGTAGCCAGTGATTGGCTGGGCTTGATTGTATTGCCTGTCATGTGATTTGTGTACCTACCTTGAAGGCTCGAGGCAGTTCAAAAAATGATAAGAGATGTCTTTGATTTGTTCTTTTGCTGGGGCCCCCACCTGAAGCTGCGCCAGGAACCGCCCTTGCATCCGGTTGGTTTTGACCTGCCCTAAACAGAAAGCTTCAGGTGGGGTTCATATGACCTGGCCCGCACAACAAAAAAGCCAGGGGTTTCCCCCTGGCTTTGCCATTGACAGATGTCTTACTTGATGGCGATGCCACCGGCCTGTGCCTGATCGTGGCGCTTAACTGCCCCACGGCTGGCCCAACCGATTTCCCAGGAGTTCCATCCGGGGTAGCCGTTGCCACCCGAGTAGGTCGAGGCCACATAGTTGACCAGACCCGTGCGGGTTACCAGGAAGTTGGAGCGGAAGCGCAGGGGCAGGGCGGGCAGTTCTTCGGCCCAGATCTCCTGAGCGCGGGCAAAGAGCTGCTTGCGGCGGGCTTCGTCGAACTCGAGCACACCCTGGCTGGTCAGGCGGTCGAACTCGTCGTTGCGCCAGTTGCCAATGTTCTGCCCAGCGTAGTTGTTTTCCTTGCTAGGCACTAGGATTGAACCCGTATTGAGGTTCTTGTATTGGAACAGGTTGCCGTCTTCGGCCAGGCTGCTCACCCAGGCAAACATGAAGAACAGCCACTTGCCGTCCTCACCCCGCTGGATGAAGTCGTCGGCGAAAACCACCGCGCTGGGGGCGTTGGCGGTTTTGACCGCAATCCCAACCTGACGCCACTGCTCGATGAAGAGCTGCTGGGTACGTTCGCGGATGGCGTTGCCAGCGGTGGTCACCCACTCCAGCTCAAAGCGTACCGTACGGCCATCCACCGTCCGCTGCAGGATACCGTCGGGGCCGGGACGCCAGCCCACCTGGGCCAGCAACTCGCGGGCACGGGCCGGGTTGTACTCGTACTTCTTCACGTTGGGGTTGAAGAGGGGGTTGGAGGGCGCCACCCAGGTGTGGGAAACCGGCTCCGCACCATCGAAGAAGGCCTGCACCCAGGCCTCGCGGTTGATGGCGTGCAACAGGGCCTGGCGGGTGCGCTTGTCGTCGAGGGTCAGGTCACGCACGCGTTGCACGTTGGTGAACTTGTTGATGTCAATGTGCTCCCAGATGGCGCCCGGAATGGCCCAGATCTCGAAGCGGCCAGCGGCACGGCTGGTGAGCTGCTTGCTGCGGGCCTGGTCGGCAGAGATACCCACGGTCGAGGTCGCGTCGATGCCGCCACCCAGAATGGCCACCAAGAGCGAGTTGGTGTTCTGAATGATGCGGTAGACCACCCGCTGCACGTACTTATCGGCGCCACCCTGTGGCACGATGGCGTTGAAGTTGGGGTTGCGCACCAGCTCGATGGAGCTGTTGGAAACCCAACGTTGCACCTTAAAGGGGCCGCTGTAGACCATGCGCCCGGCATTGATGGCCTGGTTGGAAGCAAACTGCTGGAAGAAGTTGCGGTACAGCTCGTTCAGCCGCTGGGCATCGCGATCGGGGTTGAGGGGGGCGGCAGCCGCTTTGACCTTCTCCCACTCGGGGCCCATCTTGTGTACCGGTGCGTAGCCAATGGGCGAGCCGTAGGTGTCGTAGTAGTAGGCCGGCTCGAAGATGACGGTCATGTTCTGCTTGTCGCGGACACGCAGGTTGACCCGCTCCCAGTAGTCGGGGTTGTTGAGGGCCATCCCCTTGGCCTTACCGACTTCGAAGTAGAAAGCAAAGTCGTCGGTGTCCAGGGGGTCGCCATCCGACCAGCGCAGGTTGGGCTTCAGGGTGATGTCAATCTCCAGGCGACGCTTGCCACCACCAATGTCGGTCACCCGCAAACGGCGGTTGGCCAGGGTGGGCACCTCGGTAGCCAGCACCGCTTCGTTTTCGGCCTTCAGGTTCTGCACAATCAGGGGCGCAAAGAGGTAGTTCTCGATCTCAACCTTGATGGACTGGTTGGAGATCACGTTGAGGAAGTCACCCCCAAGCACCCGCGGTTCCTGAGAAGTCCCGATAATCAGGCTGTTGTCAGCGGGGCCCGCCAGCGCCGCACCGGCCACTAAAGTTAGACCTAGTGCAACAATCTTGCTATAACGATTCATCTAGCCTCCTTTGGGATTCTATGTTTCCATAGAATCGTTTAACTATGGCATTTTGCCGTCCCTATTATAGCCATCTAAGCAAGTCCGTCAAATAAAGCCCAAATGAGCTGGGGGCTTGCTGGGCTTGAGCACTTGTTTAGTCCGGCGCGTGGTTTTGGCTGTTTAGAACCAGCTTTATCCACCAATTGATGGATAAAAGCTCCATCGTGCCATTGATATGGCTCAGCTTTACCCCACGGTGCGTGGGATCGCGGTACCACCACACGCAGGCGGCAGGGTAAACACAAGCCCAGCGCCCACCCGGTTGCCAGTTTGGCTCCAGCCAAGGGGGGCCGCAAAAGCAGTCGGGGCTTCAGGTGCTGCAGCAACTGCCGCTGCCTTCGCCTTCGGGAGCTTTGGCTCCATCGGTGCGGAAGGAGTGTCCGCAGCCGCACGAGGAGGTGGCGTTGGGGTTATTCACACTGAAGCCCCCACCCATGAGGTTTTCGACCCAGTCCACCTCGGCACCCGCAAGCAGCGGTAAGGACATGCGATCTACTACCAGGCGTACCCCATGCATTTCCACAACGGTGTCGCCCTCGAGCTCTCGTTCATCCACGGCCATGCCATATTGGTAGCCACTACAGCCACCCGACTTGATAAAAACCCGAATGGCCGCCTCGGGTTTGTTGTACCGAGTAAGAATCTCCTTAGCACGCTCGGCTGCCAGGGGTGTAATGGAAATCGCTGTCTGCTCCTGAACCACACAGACCTCCTGACTCAAGATTAGCACGGTGGCAAAGCCAGAACGTAAGCAGGTGCACCCCAGCCGTGCTCCGCTTCGAGGTTCCCGCCACGCACAGCCACATTGAGTCCCGCCCTGTGTTCACAAGGCACACGCCTGGTTCCCCGTAGTATGTACACATGAACATTGCCAAAGCCCAACAAGCCCTGCAAGAAGCCCGCATTCCCGGCTGGTTGCTCTACAGTTTCCAGGGTAGCAACCCGCTGGCCCTGGAAGCCCTGGGGCTCGGGGGGCGGATGCTCAGCCGCCGCTTTGCCTATCTAATTCCGGCGCATGGTGAACCGGTTTTTATTATCCACGCCATCGAGAAAACCAGTTTCCCCGACCTGCCGGGCCGGTGGGTGGTGTTCTCGAGCTGGCCCGAGTTCGTTCAGGCCCTGCAAACGCATGTGGCCCCACTGGGTCGCATCGCCATGGAGTATTACCCAGGTGGAGGCATCCCCTATCTTTCGCGTATCGATGCCGGAACCCTGGAGCTGCTTCGGGGTATGGGGCTCGAGGTGGTCTCCTCGGCAGAGATTCTGTTGCAGTTTCAGACCTGGACACCCGCCGACCTGGCCGCCCATAAGCGCGCAGCCGCGGGCATCGCCGAGGCCTTGAAGCACGCTTTGGGCTTTGTGCGAGCCCGGCTCGATGACCCGCCCAGCGAGCTCCTGGTGCAAAGAGAAATCAGCAAGGTCTTTGAAGCCAGGGGCCTGGTCTTCGACCACCCACCCATGGTGGCCTATGGCCCAAGCGCCGCCAATCCCCACCACACCGTAGGGGAAAGCCGACTGGAGCGAGGTCAGGTGATGTTGATTGACCTGTGGTGCAAGGAGCCCCACGGCCCCTACGCCGATGTAACCTGGATGGCGGGCTGGGCGGTTTCGCAGGAAATCCATAAAGCCTGGGCAGTGGTGCGCAATGCCCGCAATGCGGCCCTCGAGTTTTGTAAACAGGCCTATGCCGCCGGCCGACACCCCAAAGGTTTTGAGCTCGACCGTGCAGCCCGGCAGGTCATCGAGCAGGCTGGCATGGGGGGCTATGTCCTGCACCGCACCGGCCACCACCTGGGCTTTAGCGCCACCCACGGTAACGGAACCCACCTGGACGACCTCGAGAGCCACGATACCCGTCCACTAATTCCTGGCCTGGCCTTTACCATCGAGCCAGGGGTCTACCCCGGGCCTTTTGGCATCCGCAGTGAGATTAACGTTTACCTGCACCCGTCGGGACCCGAGGTTACCACCGGTATACAGCAGGAAATAGAGCCGCTTGAGTGAATACCCGCGGGTATAAGAAATTTTTTTGACTGGTTCTTTTTGCTGGGGCTCCCGCTCGAAGCTGCGCCATTCGCTTAGGCTCTCTACATCAAGGGAACAATCCGGCAAGACTTCATATGAGACAGGGCCCAGCCCGCGCGGGCATCTACCCTGTAGCTCCAATCGTTGTATGCTTTCAGGCGGTTATGGAACGACCCCTGATGGTATTTAGCGGACAGTCCAACCTACCCCTGGCCCAGGAAATAGCCGACAACCTGGGGGTTCCGCTTGGCAAGAGCGTTACCGAGCGCTTTGCCAACGACTGTCTTTTCGTCCGGTACGAACAGAGCCTACGCGAGGGCGATATCTTTATTATTCAGTCGCTCACGCCTCCCGTGCAGGATCACCTGGTAGAGCTCTTGATGATGATTGACGCTGCCAAAAGCAGCAGCGCGGCTCGAGTCACTGCGGTAATTCCCTACTATGCCTATGCCCGCAGCGACAAAAAAGACGCCCCCCGCATCTCCATCGCAGCCCGGCTGGTGGCCGACCTGATTCAGACCGCCGGGGCCGACCGGGTGCTGACCATGACGCTGCACTCGGCCCAGGTGCACGGCTTTTTTAAAGTTCCCGTAGACCACCTTTCCGCCGAGCCGGTAATCGCCAACTACTTTGCCACCCGGGTAGAAAAACTCGAGAACGCCGTGGTGGTAGCGCCCGATGCAGGCGATATCAAGCGGGCCAGCTCGCTGGCCCGCCGCCTGGCCCTGCCCATCGCCTTCATCGATAAACAGCGGCTCTCCGATACCGAGGTCACCTCGAGGGGGTTAGTCGGCGACGTGCGCGGCAAAACAGCCCTGGTTATAGACGACGAGGTCTCCACCGCCGGAACCCTGGTGCAAGCCGCCGACTCCCTTATGCAAAATGGGGCACAGGCGGTATATGCAGCTTTCACCCATGGCGTGTACGTAGGCCCCGCCATTGACCGCATCGAAAAAGCCCCCATCGCGGAGGTGGCGGCCACCAATACCTGTACCTACAAAGCCAGACCCAGCAGCAAAATCAAGCAGCTTAGCGTGGGGCCCCTCTTCGCCGAGGCCATCTGGCGGATTCACCGCGGGGAATCGGTCTCGAGCCTCTTTACCTGATGGCCTGCCTGGCCTGGAACATAAACCTCAGCAGAAGAACGCATCAAGGGTGTGTCCGGCGTCCTGGGAAAACCTGCTACTGGCTCTGCCCGTTGGGGGCAAAGTCGGCGCCGATACGCACCGTAAGGTCGGTGTACAGGGCCGCCTCACCCGATATGCGCCAGGGCAGTCCGAGGGCTATGCCTAGCGCTTCGGCCAGTTCCGAGGCCCCGTTGGCAAGCACCTCGCTGCGCGGAGGCACGCTCTGTACCTCGCGCAGGAGCACCCGCAACCCCAGCTCCCGCAACCTGCCCCGCATCTCGATGGCAGCTGCTTCCTGGGGCGCAGCGTAAAGCACCACCGCCTCTCGGCCCCGCAAGTCTTCCAAGGTTGCTTTGGCTGTGGCCGAAGTGTCGGAAAAATAGCGCTCAACCAGCATTTTTAATTGGGCCCGGTCTACTTCCCAGCCCTGGCCAAACTGACCTGGCATCAGCAGGGAAACCAGCTGGGGTTG is a window encoding:
- a CDS encoding ribose-phosphate diphosphokinase; translated protein: MERPLMVFSGQSNLPLAQEIADNLGVPLGKSVTERFANDCLFVRYEQSLREGDIFIIQSLTPPVQDHLVELLMMIDAAKSSSAARVTAVIPYYAYARSDKKDAPRISIAARLVADLIQTAGADRVLTMTLHSAQVHGFFKVPVDHLSAEPVIANYFATRVEKLENAVVVAPDAGDIKRASSLARRLALPIAFIDKQRLSDTEVTSRGLVGDVRGKTALVIDDEVSTAGTLVQAADSLMQNGAQAVYAAFTHGVYVGPAIDRIEKAPIAEVAATNTCTYKARPSSKIKQLSVGPLFAEAIWRIHRGESVSSLFT